The Geminicoccaceae bacterium SCSIO 64248 genomic interval TGAACGCGGAGGCGAGCGGCGCGACACCGACATAGGCGATCATCTTGATGGCGAGCGCGGTTCCCAGCACGGCACCGGCATCCGGACCCGCCAGGTCGAAGGCGAGAAGGCCAAGCGCCACGGTCGCCAGGCCCGTGCCGATCAGGGCGATGATTTGAGCGAGGAACAGGTGCCGGTAGGTGCGGTTTTGCAGGACGCTCAGCATCACAGATACTTCGCGATCGCACGGAACTCATCGATCGAGCGACGCCGATCGGCTGGCAGCGGACCGGCGGCTTCCTCGAGGCAGTGATCGAGGTGATCGTGAATCAGAGTCTTCTTTGCCTGCGCGACGGCCTTCTCGACGGCATGGAGCTGCTGGGCGATGTCGAGACAGGGCCGACCGGCCTCAATCATGGCGACGATGCTGCGCAGATGCCCGTCGGCACGCTTCAGCCGCTTGACGATGTCCGGGTGCGTCGTGTGGGTATGTGCGCTATTGTCCATCGCGAAGTCCTATCCCCCTGGAAGGGATAGGACAAGCGATCGAACCCGCCCCAGCATGCGACCGGGTGAACCGCTCTCTGCGCTTGACCTTGTAAGTCTTTGCCCTGACAAGAGGCCCATCGCGCATCACATGCCGAGCCGTTGGGGACGTCACGCGAGCCTATGCTAAGGCACCTCCGCCAATCCTGTGTGCGGTTCCGAATCGCCCTTGCGCTGCTGCTCGGCGTGCTCAGCGTGCCGGTCGGGCCATCGGCCTCGCACCAGACGTCTTTCCATCCGCATTCGGAGACGGTCGCGATCGACGATCACGGCCATTCGCACGACCTGGAGGACGACGGCGCATCTGCCGAAACGGCGGGCCAAGGCCATGATCACGTCGCGAACGATCACTCCCACGAGAAATTCGGCGAGATCTCGGACTTCACGCTTGGCGGTCCCACGTCGCCTTCCTCGCGGCTTGCCGTTCGCACCGAGTTGCTGCCGCCAAGCGTTGCATCCCTGATCGAGAGGCCGCCGAGAGCAGCCGAGGTCGCGTGAACGCCGCCCGCCATAGGCGGGCGGATCGATCCACTCGAATCATCGGAACTCTCGATGCAAGACCCTTCAACCAAGGGCCGCACGGGCACGCGTGATGCGCTCCGGCCGCCTTTATCGCTACTCGCGCTGCTGGCCCTGCTGATGGCAGCATCCGCGTCGCCCGTTCAGGCGCACGGCGTTACCGCTGGAGACCAGGGCTATATCCAGGAAATCTCGGGCGTCAATCTGATCCCGTTCGTCTATCTCGGCGCCAAGCATATGGTTACGGGTTACGACCATATCCTGTTCCTGCTCGGCGTGATCTTCTTCCTGTACCGGGTGAAGCATATCGGCATCTATGTGTCGCTGTTCGCCCTCGGGCATTCGACGACAATGCTGCTTGGTGTCTATTTTAACGTCGGGATCAACAGCTTCATCATCGACGCCATCATCGGTCTGTCGGTCGTCTACAAGGCGCTGGACAACCTTGGTGCCTATCAACGCTGGCTTGGCTTCCAGCCCAACACCAAGGCGGCCACGTTGATCTTCGGCTTCTTCCATGGCTTCGGCCTGTCGACGAAGATCCTGGAGTACGACATCGCTCCTGACGGGCTCTTGCCCAATCTCCTCGCCTTCAATGTCGGGGTCGAAATCGGCCAGCTTCTGGCCTTGGGCGCAATCCTGATCGTGATGGGCTTCTGGCGCCGTTCGCGCAGCTTCATGCGCCATGCCTACACCGCCAATGTCGCGATGATGGCCGCCGGCTTCGTCCTGATCGGCTACCAGCTCACCGGCTTCGTCGTCCTCTGAGGTGTTCGCCCTGAGGCCCTTCCTTCCCGCACAGACGGATTCTATCGATGTACAATACCGACATGCCGACGCGCGCGGAGCTGCCGACCACACGCCAGCTCGTGCGCTCTACGATCATTGCCGGCTGCTCAGCCGTCGCGATCCTGGTCGGGATCGTTCTTCCCTCGGAATACGGCGTTGATCCGACCGGCATCGGCGAGGTGCTGAACCTGACCGAGATGGGCGAGATCAAAGTGCAACTCGCTCTTGAAGCCGAGGCGGATGCTGCACGCGACGCCGTGGCTGCTACCCCTGTGCCGCTGTCGTCGACGCCTGCGACGCCCTCGAATGCGGCACCGTCCACGGCGGCGCCGCTTGCGCCACCGGCTCCTCCCGCTCCGCCTGCGCCACCGTCACCCGAGCGGCAGTCGGGGCTTCTCCCGCTCCTGGGCACGATGGTCGTCTCCAACGCCGCCGCGCAGGAGATGCGCCAGGACGAGGTGACGTTCACGCTCGAGCCCGGCGAAGGCGTCGAGATCAAGATGGTGATGGAGGAAGGTGCGGTCGCCTCCTACGCCTGGGTCGTGTCCGAAGGCGGCCAGGTCAACTACGACACCCATGGCGACGGCGGCGGCCAGAGCATCTCCTATGAGAAGGGGCGGGGTGTGGCGTCCGATGAAGGTCAACTCACGGCAGCCTTCACTGGCAATCACGGCTGGTTCTGGCGCAACCGCGGCGACGCGTCGGTCGCGGTGACTCTCCGCACGAATGGCGCCTATTCGTCGATCGTCCGCTAGGGTCAGGCCCGAACGGGGCGGCGGCAGCGCCGCCCCTCTTGAGACACGCATCGTGTCGCCTGAGCTTCTCGCCTATGTGGGTTTGTTCTGGTCTGCGTTCCTGGCAGCGACCCTGCTGCCTGGCGCGTCGGAAGCGGTCTTGATCGCCCTTATGCTTGCCGGCGCAGGTAATCCGTGGGGCCTCCTTGCATCGGCTACCGTTGGCAATACGCTTGGTTCCGTCGTCAATTGGCTGTGCGGCCGCTTCTTGGGTCACTATCGTGACCGACGTTGGTTCCCCGTGTCGCCTCTCCAACTCGCGCGGTGGTCGGCCATCTTCCAGCGTTACGGCCTGCCATCGTTGTTCTTCGCCTGGGTGCCAGTGATTGGCGACGCGTTGACGGTCGTCGCCGGCACCTTTCGCGTACCGCTTTTGCCGTTCACGGTTCTGGTTGGAATCGGCAAGCTTGGACGGTATGTGGCGATCATGCTGCCGACATACGCTTTGATCGACGCTTAAAAACGTCGCGAAGGTGCCTTGCCCGGTCCTGTATCGGCCGAGACAGAAGCCTTGAACGCTGGAATCGGGAGGTCAGCCTTGCATCCCAATGGCTATAGCCTTGTCTCCGTACCGAAGGGTCGCGTTCGAGCGGTCGTGACGGTCGCGATGCCTTTGCGGCCGGATCGCTTCCTGCCGGTCTTGCGATAGCCGACCCGTTCGCTGTTGGTCTTGACCCGTGGCGGGACAGGGGTCTCCTGCTGCTGCTTGATGAAGGCGAGGACGTCACCCAGGCGCTTGTTCTCGACGATGGCCGTGTGGGTGACGCGCTGGTCCTTGTCGAACACGGTGTAGGGCAGGGAGGCGCCTCGCCAGCGCACGTCGATGCGGCCGTCGGCGAAGGCGTAGATGTCGACATGCTTGCCCTCGAGTCGGGCGGTCACATCGTTGGGCTGCAGGATGATCCGCTTGCGCTCGTAGGACAGAGCCAGCTGCCGGCCGACATAGCGCTGCTCACGGCGGCACAGGATCAGGCGCAGCCGGTCCGGTGTCAGGTTGAGCGGCCGATGCGCGTTCGTGGCGACGGCGGGTGCGATCGAGAAGCGGGTGTTGAACCGGTCGATGAAGCCGGCCAGGTAGGCGTTGCCGGCTTCCATGTCGCTGATTCCGGCCAGACGCAGCTCCTTGACCAGGCGATCCTGCAGCGTGCGGTTGACCCGCTCGACCCGGCCCTTGGCCTCGCTCGAGTTGGCGCACAGGATCTCGATGTTGAGCTCGGCGAGCGCGCGGCCGAACTGGGTCATGCCCTGGCCGCCGGGACCGTCCTGACGGGCGACCCGGAACACGCTGTGCTTGTCGGAGTAGAACGCGACCGGCAGGCCATGCGCATCGAGATAGCCCTGCAGGATATCGAAATAGGTGAACGCGCTCTCGGAGCGGACGAAGCGCAACTGCATCAGCCGGCCGGTGGCGTCGTCGATGAAGACCAGAAGCGTGCAGGGATCGGCACGGTCCTCGAACCAGCGATGCTCGCTGCCGTCGATCTGCACCAGCTCGCCATAAGCCTCACGGCGTCGGCGAGGCTGATGAAAGGTGCGCCGTTGTCGGCGTGACAGCCAGAGGCCGGCTCCGATCATCCAATGACGCAGGGTCTCGCGCGAGACGGTCAGGCCGTGGGCCTGCGCCAGCATCTCGGCGGCCAGGGTCGGCCCGAAATCGGCATAGCGGGCATGGACGAGAGCAAGGGCCTGCTCACGGACGCACTCAGCGATCCGATGGTTCGAGGGGCGGCCACGGGCCTTGTGCGCCAGCGCCACGCTGCCGCCTTCGCGATAGGCGCACAGCAGCCGACGGGTGTGGCGCACGCTCAGCGCCAGGACATGGGCCGCCGAGACGGTACTGCGCCGTCCGTGCACGACCTCGGTCAACACCTGGACACGTTGCAGCTCGCGTTCGCTCATGGTGATCCAGCCCACGCACCGTCTCCTTGAACCCGCGTTGCGGGGGAGACGGTGACATTCCTATGTTGCACAGGGCGGACATTCTAACTTTGCGCCTACACGCCCATGCCAAGAACGGTCTCTTGTGGACTCCGTTCAGACTTTGGGCTTCCCGCAATCGTCGTCAGCACGGCCATTGCCGAACAGCTTCGGCGGCGGCCAGGGAGCATCGGTGTAGCGACCCCACATCCAGCCTACGTGGAACCCGGCGACGAGAAGCATCAGAAACAGGATCAGCGGGTCCAACGTGTCGGTATGCCGAAGACCGAAGCCGAGCAGGACAAAGACGACCGGTGGCAACCAGAGCAGGTGTCGGGACATATCGGGCTCAGTCCGGTTGGAGCCGTGACGGCGCGGGTGGCATCCACCCTGCCCGCCTCATTCGATTGTGTCATCCACGCCGGCGTTCAGCCCTGCCCGCTGGCCGCGACGATCTCGGCCGGAATGTCGAGCACCAGGCCGGACGGATGCCGGTGCTGCAGATCGATCGGCACCGGATCGGCCCGGCCGGAAGCGGACGCCACCATCAGACCGGCGAGGACCAGGACGCTTGTACGGACGACACGCATGGCGGTTCTTTCGTGTCAGGTCCAGATGTCGTGGTCGTGCAGCACGCGCCGGATGGCCTGCATCGGATCGTGGGCGATGGTCTCGCCGCGATTGAGCCGGGCGTGCCAGCCATAGCGATCGCAGTGCAGCTGGATCAGCGCGTCCAGGCCGTCCGCCTGGATGGTGAGCGCACCGTGCTCGTCGCGCCGGACGGTGCCGTAGACGCCATTGGCGATCCCCTGGCGCTCGTAAGCCGCCAGCATGACCTCGATGCGTTCACTGAAAGTCTTCGATAGATCGATGCCGTTCTTCATCGGCCGAACCTCAAGCATATGAATATCGATAGAAGAATATTAACGCAGTTGCATAGAGTATTGCAATTCGTTAATTTGTTCACGTTGATAAATTTCGAGTTGGATGACATGGCGTTCTCAAATGGACGCGCGATCCCGCCCTTGGTCGTTCTTCTGATTTCCGCGATCGGTCTTGCCGGTGCGAGCGAGCTGCCGCGCCTTCTGAGCGAAGTATTCTTCGGCACGGCTCCGAGCGAGACGCTCCGCGGCCAAGCGACGGTGAGCGACGGCGACAGCCTTCGGCTCGGCGGGCAGCGGGTTCGGATCTTCGGGATCGATGCGCCCGAGCTGGATCAGACCTGTGGGCACGGGCCGCAAGCGACGGCGTGCGGGTACGCCGCGCGCGACCGCCTCGCCCGTCTGGTCGCGGGTCGGACGGTGACGTGTGTCGTTCAGGATCGCGACCGTTATGGCCGATTGGTGGCGTGGTGCGAGGCCGCCGGTCACGACCTCGGCGCGGCGATGATCGAGGCGGGGTTCGCCATTGACTACGCCCGCTACTCGAACGGGCGCTACGCCTCGTCCGAGACGCGCGCCCGCGGTGATCGCGCCGGGCTTTGGCGCGACGGCTTCACGGCGCCGGCCGAGTGGCGCGCGCAGCGACGTGCCGACGAGACGCGGTAATCGCCTCTTGAAAAAGGACCCCGCCGGTGCCCATGCCGGCGGGGTCGGATCGGTTGGGAGACCGAAGACGGATCGTCGGGCGATCTGATGCAAAGCTCGGGCCGTCGCTCTCCCCTCGGTTCATTGGCGCCGCAGGGGCAAGGTCCGGGCACAGATCGCGGCGCAGAGCAAGCCGACCGCAAGCCAGAGGATCGGCCGGACCGTGAACGGATCGGTGACGAAAACCGCCTTCCAGAGACACGCGACAAAGCCGATCAGGGCAGCCAGGCCCAGAAGCCATCGCCAGGTCCTGGAGCGCGGCATCAGCGTGGCCCCGGCAAGGACGGGAGCGCCGCCAGGCGCGCGCACGGACCTGCGGTCACGGCTCATCCTCGTACACGCGGCTGAACATGACCAGGCTGAGCACACCAAAGACCTGGAACATCACCATCGTGAGCAACGACATGACCGGGCAGTAGGAAGAGAAGTCACCATGGTCGATGGAGATAACGCGCACGAAAAATAAGCCCGATACTAAGAACAACGCGATCGACACACTGTAGCGAAGCACCATAAATCCGTCACCGTTTCGATATGACTGCTTGCACATGGGCAAGCGTCGCCAGGACACCCGCCGTCATTGGTCCGATGGCGAACGGCGTTGTCAACGTCCTGGGATCGGTGGTGACGCAGAGAGAGACGGCACCGGCCGCCGCCAGCCACAGGCCGCCCGACAGGATCGTGACCCGGCCGACCATGAGATTGGCGGTCGTGAAGCCCATGGCGAAGACGAAGCCGAGCAGGATGGCCAGGACGCCGACGGCCAGGGCCTCGCCTTCAGCCGGTAGGGTCCGATAGTGCTCGACGCCCAGCGTGCCGGTGGCGATCAGGATCAAGCCGATCGCCAAAGCGGAATGCGCGGGTTGGAAGGGCATGGCGCGGCTCCGTTGCTCGCCCTCGTTGCCGATTTCGGCCGAGGGCTGAGCTTTCTACAGGAATCGGAAGGGCATGATCAGGGCGACGACAATATAGTAGATTCCGACGAGGACGAAGTTTCGGCCATAGAAGACCGTGTCGGAATAGTTGGTCACCGGATCAAATCTCTGCCGTATCACATGATAGACACCGAGCACCCATAAGCCGAAGCCGAACGCCGCGACCAAGGAAACCAGGGCTGACACCAGAGCGGACTCGTCAAGCAGGGCCCCCAAGACGACTCCTGGCAGCGTCATCGAGATCGTTGCGATGGAGAAAAGATCGAAGGAGTTCGTTTCGGTTCGCAAGGTCGCCCATAGGGCCATGACCAGCCCAAACACCACGACGAACACGAGCCACGGTGAGGTGTCCGAACCAAGCACACGGGTTTGGGTTGCAAACAGGAGCCCGGTGAGCGTGCCAAGGATCGCAAACGCCATAGCCCCGAGGCCATACATTCGGATTTGAGCGTTGATGTCGTTCATGGTGTCACCTGAACGCGGGCGGTGAAGGTTGGGCTTTGACGGATTCTGCCAGATGCGGGTCCGTTCCGCTCCCCAAACCAGGCACTGATCTCGACATCGTTCTCGACGCAGTTGCTCGCCACCGCGAGCCAAGCCGTGAGGTCGAGGACAGGCTCGGTTGCCTGAAGACGACGGATGTCGCCGAAGGCCATGCCCGTCATGACCGGTCCGATCAACACGCTGCTGGCATGGACGACGACGCACCGCCAGAAAACATGCGCGTCCAGGAACGCCTCACCGAACCCACACATGACGCGATGCTCGTGAGGACGGCGGCTGGGGTCAACTGAGCAGGCGCAGGAGGTCGGGAACCATCGCGAGCGTCACCGCCGTAAACATGAAGAATCCAAATCCCAATCCGAACACAAGGATGCGGTCGATTGGCGACAGAATGGCGTCGGGCCAATCCAACGTCATCAACCAGGCACCGCAACCCAAAGCGGCCGTGACGCAGCCGATCCACAGGACCACCCACGCTGCGGTGGTGAAGACGGTGTCGACCTCGGTCATGAGCCGAACTCCCCTGCCCGCTCCTGGCGCCGATCCTCACGGCGTCGTTCGCGCTCGGCGGCGCGCTGTTCACGCTGGGCGCGGCGCAACTCGCGTTCGGCGCGGCGTTCCTCGACCGTCGGCCGGTCGCGCCGATCGGTGCGCACCGCATCGGACGCGGCCCGACTGTAGTCGCCGGCGACGCCGCGGGCGACCCGATCAACGGCGGTGATGCCGGTGCGCGGGATGAGCTCGCGCGTGGCGCGGCGGATCTCCGACGCGGCGGCCCGGCCGACATGCTTTTCCAGGCTTTCGGCATAGTCGGGTGCGGATTGTGCGAAGGCCGGGCTCATCAGCGTGGCCGAGATGGTCGCGGCAAGCAGGATGGTCGAACGCATGATCGGGTTCTCCTGGGCTCAGGCAGCGCGCGTCGCGGCTTCGCCGTACGGCTGCAGGCTGTGGAGGTAATCGACGGCCTGTTCGGCCAGGGTCGCGGCCTTGAAGATGACCGGGTGGCTGGCTTTCATCAGCTCCAGCCAACCGGAAAGATAAGCGATGTGCTCGTCACGAGGATCTGGGGCCACACCCAGATCGGCAGCAAGAAAGCAAGCGACAAGTTCGGCAACAAGTTCCTCGGCTCCATGATGCTGACCTTGCCAGTATTGAGCACTATAGTCACGCTCCAAACGGCCATTACCACGAGTCCAATGGCCGATTTCATGGGCGAGCGTGCCGTAATACGCTTCGGCATCGTCGAACGCGCCCAAGGGCGGCATGCGGATCAGGTCAAGCGCCGGGATGTAGCAGGCGACGTCGCCCCCCTCCTCGATCCGGGCGCCGGTGGCGGCGAAGAACCGCTCGGCGGCTTCGATCCGGGCGTGGGCGGCCAAGGGCCGCTCGGGCACGTCGAACCTCTCGGCCAGTCCGTCGATCTGCTCGAGATTGAAGACACGGTAGCCCTTGTAATAGCGGCGGGTCACGGTGACGTCCTCGCCGGTCGCCTCTTCGTGCTCGGTCTTCTCGAAGGTTCCGGCCTTGACCACGAGCGTGCTCGTCTCGCCCTTGCGTACCTGGCCGCCCAGCTCGGCTGCCTGGCGATAGGTCATCCACACGGGCGCGCTGTAGCCCGCGAGCGTCGCCTGCAACCACAAGAGGAGGCAATTGATCCCGCGATACGGCACGAGGTTGTGCCGCAACGGCCGTGTGATCGCGCCGGCCGGGTGGCCGGATTGCCAGGGCTGGCGCCAGGGTGGCGTGCCCTGCTCGAGCTGGCCGACGATCGCCTGGGTGATCTCGGCATGGACGTCGCGGCGCGGGGTCGCGCGCCTGGGCTGGCTCCGCTGTGCCATCGGGGGCCTCCGGCAAGGACGGTGACTTCGCCGGAAGCGTGCTCTCTCCAACGGCTCCGGCTTCCCTGCCTGCCGGCAGCCCTCTCCCTCTAGGACGGCCCGGTCGCCGATGGCGGTACACGTGCCACTCGTCCTGTGCCGAGAAGGACATTTCCTGATTGTTGATTTTTGGGTAAAAAGAACCTCGCCGGCGGTAGGGAGGCCGCGACCGACGAGGCTTGAAATGAAGGCAGACACGATCGTCTCATGACAATGCCAGCCCGAATATCTCTATCAAACGTTGTGTGGATTGTCACGGCGAACAATTTCCTGGCTATATTTGCCTGGTAGGACTGCAGGCGTTCGGGATGCGGCTGTGACACGGCCCGCAGCCGGAGCCTCATGCCGGGACGCGCGATCCCGGCATTAGCGATAGCGGCGCTTACGCGCCGCCCGTGCCGAAGCGTTGAACCGGGATGCCGAGCTTGCGGGCCTTGTCGGCCAGGTTGTCGTTGATGCCGTTGCCCGGGAAGTGCAGCAGGCCCTTGGGCATCACGGCCAGGATGGCGTCGTTGCGCTTGAACGGCGCGGCGCGACCATGGCGGTTCCAGTCCGGCGCGAAGCCGATCTGCGGCACGCTGCGGTTGGTGGCCCAGAGGGCTGCGATGTGCTCGGCGCCCTTGGGCGACTTGCCGTGGATCAGCACCATGTCGGGGTATTTGGCGTGGACGGCGTCGAGCTTGGCCCAGACCAGGCGATGGTCGGTATAGTCGAGGCCGCCGGTGACGGCGATCTTGGGGCCGGGCGGCAGCAGCGTCTCCTGGTCGGCGCGACGCCTTGCGGCGACGTAGTCGCGGCTGTCGATCATGGTCGCGGTGAGATTGCGATGGTTGACGCTCGAGCCGGAGCGCGGGAACCACGCCTGGCCGGTGTGGCTCTCGTACTGCGCGGCGGCCTCGTCGCGCATCAGCTCGAAGACCTCCTGGCGCTCCAGGTGGGTCTTGCCTTCGGCGATCAGGCGCTCGAGCTCGACCGACTTGACCTCGCTGCCGTCCTGTTCCTCCTGCGCGCGCTTTTGCGCCTGGACGTTGTCGTCGAGCTCGCGATCGATCCGCTTGGCGGTGCGATGGAAGACGTTGACGGCCGACCAGAGCAGATCGTCGAGGTCGGGCTCGATGCGGGTCTCGCCGAGGGCGCCGGTGAGGATGTCGAAGATGTCGGCAATGGCGGCGACGGCGTCGCGGGCCACGGGAAGCGGGCGGCTGTCGGGCTCGTCGGCGAAGGGGCGATAGCCGTATTGCTGCAGCTCGTCGAGAACGCGGGCGGTGGGGGAGGCGTCGTGGTGCTCCGGGGTGGTGTCGTGCTCGAACATCGGAGGCTTCCTTCGGCTGGGGCCGCGACCGCCGCGGCCTTCTGGCGTCGAAGCCCGCCAGCCGGCCGGCCGGGCAGCCCGAGCGGCAGCGAGGGCCGCCGATGGCGAGGCCCGTCTGTTTTGCTGCGCGAGGAAGGGCGCAGCCCGGGGAAAACAGTCGGGCGTCGCCATTGCCGGGCCGGCCGGCTTGTGGGCCGATCGCCCTCTTGAAGGCCGAGGCGCGGCCTCTCGCGAAGGTGGGCCGGGTCCGATCGGGCCTGACGCTCCCGCCCGGTCCGACGCGCCTCCGTGCCGGCTACGCCGCTCGCGCGAGATAGCGGGTGACATCGTCCCCGACGAGCTGGAGCCGCAAGTGCCTGTGGAGGACGTCCGGGCCGAGCGCCTGCAGATCCTCGTTGAGATCGCCCAGCCGGGGCGAGAGGACCGCCGTCTCGATCCCGGCCGCCTGTGCCCGCTCGATCAGGCGATCGCGCGCGCCGTCGCCGGCGGAATCGTTGTCGCGCACGATGTAGAGACGGCGCAGGCTGTCCGGCAGGTTCAGGGCGGCGAGATGGGCGGCCGAGAGCGCGGCCGCGATCGCCATGTCAGGCAGGAGCTCGCGCAGCGACAGGCAGGTCTCGATGCCCTCCCCGGCCGCCAGGACGTGATCCGGCCTGCCCAGGCGGACCGCGTTGCCGAGCAGCTGGCCCATCGCCTTGCGCGGCTCCGGGAGGGGCGCCTTGGCCGAGCCGTCCCGTGCGAGCCAGGTACGGTGCGCGCCCGTGACCCGTCCGCCGGGATCGGTGACGGCGGCGATCATCGCCGGCCAGGTCTCGGTCGGCCCGCCATCCTCCGGCCGGCGATAGCAGCGCGGGTGGAAGCGCAGGCTTTCGGTGCCGTGCAAGTTCGTGATGCCGCGGGCGCGCAGATAAGTCGCGACCGGCGTGCCGCCGATCGGCTGGGTCATGGCCAACAGCCGCCGGGCGGCCTCGACCGAGCCCGGCGCGGCGGACGATACCGACGGCCGATGCGCCTCGGGTTCCGGACGGTCATGCGGCAGGCGGAGGAAGGTCCGGGCCTCGCGCGCCGCTTCGGCGAAGTCGGCCAGGCCGAGCGCCTCGCGGATCACGTCGAGCAGGTCGCCATGCTCCCCGCTGGCGGCATCGGTCCACTTGCCGGCCACGCGGCCGGGACTGTCCGTCAGGCGGACATACATCGAGCGGCCGGGCGTGCCGCGCACGTCACCGACCTGCCAATAGGCGCCCTGGCGGCGGCCGTTCGGCAGATAGTGCCGGCAGACCGCCTCGGCCTCGCGGCCGAGCGCACGGGCGAGACGGGAAGCATCGTGGCGAGACATTACGCGGCGCTCCGCTCCGAGATCCGCTCGATCGGATAGGTCTCGATCAGCTTGCCAAGTATAGCACGGCCGGACTCGTCCATCGGCACGAAAAACCGCAGACTCCATGAGATCATCTCGCTGAACAGACCGTAGCTGCGCAGGCGGTCGCGCATGGAATCGGTGAATCCGCACAGCTCGATACGATAGGCGCTCATGACGCGCACACGCCGCAGCTGGAGTCCTTCGGCGAGATTGAGGATCGACTTGCCTTCGGTCAGGGCGGCGTAGGCCTCGTCCGGGGCGAGGCTGGCGGTCTCGGCTTCGGTCACGGTGGCCGCCCAGGCCGGCGAGACGCGCCGGCCGACGATGCGCTCGCCGTCATCGGTCTGCAGGCGGTAGACGCGGGTCGATTCCTGCGGCAGCCGCTTCCAGACCGGCAACAGCAGGCCGGAGACGACGTGGAGCACACCTTCGGCGAAGGTCGGCACATCGGCGACCTCGCGGTTCCAGGCCTCGGCGAACGCGTCGCGCTCGACCGCCTGCCAGCGGCTTTCGGTCAGGCTGTTGACCGGCAGGTTGCGGCTCTCCATCGGCCGGATCAGGCGGGCGCGGCGCTCGATCTCGCCGTCGTCGAGCATGAGCGACGGCGCGGCGATCTGCACGGCCGCACGGCCGGAACGCTCGTTGACCAGCATGCGGCCACCCTGCCGGGCGATGTGATCCCGGGCCTGGTCGAGCGTGGTCGGGTGGTTGCGCTGCCGCTCGGCGAGGGTGAGCAGGCGGGTCTCGGCTCCGGTCGCGGCATGGGTGTAGATCGTGGCCCGGCCGGTGACGACGAAGCTCTCGGCGGTCAGCGTCTCCAGGCCGCGATCGTAGGTGCCGCTCTCGATCGCCCCGGCGATCCGGGCCTCGAGCAGCTGCTCGAAGGCGGCGAACAGGACATTCTGCAAGGCGATGGTCAGCGCCAGGAGACGGTTGAGGAAGGTCGTGATCGGCGGCAGCTCGTCCTTCATCCCGTTGGCGTCCATCAGCTTCAAGCCGGTATTGGCCTCGAAGGTCTCGAGCGGGCAGCCGTCGATCCGGCCGCGGACGATCAGGTGATAGAGCTGGCGCAGCGCGTCGCGGGCATAGGGCGATTCGAGATTGTCCTCGGGCCGGAACAGGCCCTGGCCGCCGGTCTGCCGCTGGCCGCGCGTGATCGCGCCCAGCGTGTCGAGCCGCCGGGCGATCGTGCTGAGAAAGCGCTTCTCGGCCTTGACGTTGCTGGCGACCGGCCGGAACAGAGGCGGCTGCGCCTGGTTGGTCCGGTTGGTGCGCCCCAGGCCCTGGATCGCCATGTCGGCCTTCCAGCCGGGCTCGAGCAGGTAATGGACACGCAGGCGCCGGTTCC includes:
- a CDS encoding DedA family protein is translated as MSPELLAYVGLFWSAFLAATLLPGASEAVLIALMLAGAGNPWGLLASATVGNTLGSVVNWLCGRFLGHYRDRRWFPVSPLQLARWSAIFQRYGLPSLFFAWVPVIGDALTVVAGTFRVPLLPFTVLVGIGKLGRYVAIMLPTYALIDA
- a CDS encoding metal-sensing transcriptional repressor, yielding MDNSAHTHTTHPDIVKRLKRADGHLRSIVAMIEAGRPCLDIAQQLHAVEKAVAQAKKTLIHDHLDHCLEEAAGPLPADRRRSIDEFRAIAKYL
- a CDS encoding DUF2493 domain-containing protein, with amino-acid sequence MFEHDTTPEHHDASPTARVLDELQQYGYRPFADEPDSRPLPVARDAVAAIADIFDILTGALGETRIEPDLDDLLWSAVNVFHRTAKRIDRELDDNVQAQKRAQEEQDGSEVKSVELERLIAEGKTHLERQEVFELMRDEAAAQYESHTGQAWFPRSGSSVNHRNLTATMIDSRDYVAARRRADQETLLPPGPKIAVTGGLDYTDHRLVWAKLDAVHAKYPDMVLIHGKSPKGAEHIAALWATNRSVPQIGFAPDWNRHGRAAPFKRNDAILAVMPKGLLHFPGNGINDNLADKARKLGIPVQRFGTGGA
- a CDS encoding thermonuclease family protein, with amino-acid sequence MNIDRRILTQLHRVLQFVNLFTLINFELDDMAFSNGRAIPPLVVLLISAIGLAGASELPRLLSEVFFGTAPSETLRGQATVSDGDSLRLGGQRVRIFGIDAPELDQTCGHGPQATACGYAARDRLARLVAGRTVTCVVQDRDRYGRLVAWCEAAGHDLGAAMIEAGFAIDYARYSNGRYASSETRARGDRAGLWRDGFTAPAEWRAQRRADETR
- a CDS encoding transmembrane anchor protein; amino-acid sequence: MYNTDMPTRAELPTTRQLVRSTIIAGCSAVAILVGIVLPSEYGVDPTGIGEVLNLTEMGEIKVQLALEAEADAARDAVAATPVPLSSTPATPSNAAPSTAAPLAPPAPPAPPAPPSPERQSGLLPLLGTMVVSNAAAQEMRQDEVTFTLEPGEGVEIKMVMEEGAVASYAWVVSEGGQVNYDTHGDGGGQSISYEKGRGVASDEGQLTAAFTGNHGWFWRNRGDASVAVTLRTNGAYSSIVR
- a CDS encoding HupE/UreJ family protein; translated protein: MAASASPVQAHGVTAGDQGYIQEISGVNLIPFVYLGAKHMVTGYDHILFLLGVIFFLYRVKHIGIYVSLFALGHSTTMLLGVYFNVGINSFIIDAIIGLSVVYKALDNLGAYQRWLGFQPNTKAATLIFGFFHGFGLSTKILEYDIAPDGLLPNLLAFNVGVEIGQLLALGAILIVMGFWRRSRSFMRHAYTANVAMMAAGFVLIGYQLTGFVVL
- a CDS encoding toprim domain-containing protein — protein: MSRHDASRLARALGREAEAVCRHYLPNGRRQGAYWQVGDVRGTPGRSMYVRLTDSPGRVAGKWTDAASGEHGDLLDVIREALGLADFAEAAREARTFLRLPHDRPEPEAHRPSVSSAAPGSVEAARRLLAMTQPIGGTPVATYLRARGITNLHGTESLRFHPRCYRRPEDGGPTETWPAMIAAVTDPGGRVTGAHRTWLARDGSAKAPLPEPRKAMGQLLGNAVRLGRPDHVLAAGEGIETCLSLRELLPDMAIAAALSAAHLAALNLPDSLRRLYIVRDNDSAGDGARDRLIERAQAAGIETAVLSPRLGDLNEDLQALGPDVLHRHLRLQLVGDDVTRYLARAA
- a CDS encoding zincin-like metallopeptidase domain-containing protein; its protein translation is MAQRSQPRRATPRRDVHAEITQAIVGQLEQGTPPWRQPWQSGHPAGAITRPLRHNLVPYRGINCLLLWLQATLAGYSAPVWMTYRQAAELGGQVRKGETSTLVVKAGTFEKTEHEEATGEDVTVTRRYYKGYRVFNLEQIDGLAERFDVPERPLAAHARIEAAERFFAATGARIEEGGDVACYIPALDLIRMPPLGAFDDAEAYYGTLAHEIGHWTRGNGRLERDYSAQYWQGQHHGAEELVAELVACFLAADLGVAPDPRDEHIAYLSGWLELMKASHPVIFKAATLAEQAVDYLHSLQPYGEAATRAA